The Mangifera indica cultivar Alphonso chromosome 12, CATAS_Mindica_2.1, whole genome shotgun sequence DNA window ATCACACCTAATTGAATTCATATGaaatattcaatttagtttaatcaTTTAAgctttattgtaatttttatagTATAACATGTGCATAAACTGATTCATATTAGTAAAAGTGATAAAAGttgtacaattttttaaaaagagagTTTGATTTCATCTATATTTATCTCATAATTAGTGAAACCCCCttcataaatatgtaaatatatgaataagtaattttatatgtacccatataaaaataattattataaggttCATACCATGCAAGTTTACCAATCAAAACCCTAACAACTTTTTTCTTAACTCAATGTGACATGGATATTAGATGAAAcattatcattatatgatttttatcaCTGTTAATTGTTAGCAACATAGTAGTGGCATTAACAATTTGCGAGGTGTAGTGCACATGTAAATATTCTTCTACATCACTTGAATGTTAAACtattagggtgcgtttggttgacggTTTTTAAGTTTACctaggtaatctatcttttattctcttgtttagtttatcagtaataaaagattacagtaatcttttattaccaatgctgacatagcaggtaatataggtggtgaTCTAATTactaccttcaccttaggtatttaaagattactggggtaatcttgagtttattatagaaaaattattatttattaattttttgagataaaaataaatttatttttaattaatatgataaataatataaaaaatatttaaaaataattatatttaaagacatttaagcaaaataatttattagtaatcttttattacctttaaccaaacacaataattatttatacttatcaaattttatcaaacatagtaatcatttatacccagtaatcttctaagtaatctatcttcaaggtaatctttctattttagtaatcaaacattacccaaaccaaacgcccccttagtgGAAAGAGAATTGCCTGGTAAGGTGAAATTTGCGAGGTGTAGTGCTTATATTTTGagctttataaatatttgatttttattattaaaattaaaaaattatctcaaatataaattatttaaaagattattacatataaaaaattaatatgtatgataaattttgatagatataaataattattctatttgattaaaagtaataaaagaatattactcaaataaccttagatataattattttagaatacttgtttatattaattgttatattaatcgaaaataaagttatttttatcctaaaaattaataaaaaaatataattataaaaaaaatatttttttcatttttatttatattacctttcatattactattaataataaaatattattataattttttattattaataaataaaataaaataatataaataataaaaaataaattatcaaaataatatttatccaCTCAAACAAAACCGCCTGACTGTTAGACATGGCTTAAGTAAATTAGATGGTTATATTTTGGGAGCCCGTTCTACGGTAAAATATGTTAGTTTTCcctttttaggtttcaaaaattataaaaaaaaagttttttttaacatGGACACTTCATGATGGTTGAACAAAAGGTAACATTATCTTATTCAAGCTAAAAAACCCACCAGCCCATtgtgaaagaagaagaagcggGGCAAAAACCGCGCCAGTAAACAGGGCAAAGTGAGTGAGAAAGAGAAGAGAGCAACTCGCCGAAAATTCTCTTTAACATATGGTTTAAGTATTTACTTTTAgtgggttttttaaagttatttatttaattcttttttcagcTGTCTTTGATTTGTAGTTATATTGAGGCCAGAGTTTAACTAGTGAATGCCTTAATTGAGGCGAAATAGAAGACATGGCAGATGGGTCATCCTCCTCCGATTCCTTCCATCTACTCAAAGAagtattatttctttcttcccttttaAACTTTCTATTTGTTTGTGTAATTTATATgtaaggctttttttttttttgaaaaacatttCAGGTAAAAAGCCACGAGGTTGCCATTGCTGAGCTTAATTGTCTTCCGTCATCTCGGGTAAGCAGAAGCTCTCAGTTGATTATTGTGATTTATTTTTGGGTAGGGTTCCAAATTACACTTAAATTGAGTATctgccttttttattttattttcaactgtTGATGAATGGCGTCTCTAACTTTAACCAAGAGACCATTTTTCTTAAATATGTAATGAGGTTTTGAAGTTATACGAGATACAAgtacttttttaaagaaatcacTACATCTTCCCTCTTCAATGATAACTTCAGTGATAATTAATAGTTTCGTGTACTGTAATGAATTACATTATTCTGTTTTGTTTAACTTCCAGGCCTCTTTCAGGCTGGCTTTCCTTGTGCAAGAGGTTTGTGGGAGAATAAAGATTgcttgatttttcaaaaaaggaaaataaatgcTTGATCAATTATGAAAACTTGGTGATGTGGAAGCTATTTGTACTTAGTAGCTAGTATATACCGAGGAGATTGGCAAATGGTGAACATCTTTTGTTTCACTACTGATTAGTTGTGAAAGAAAGTGAGTTATTGTTCTACTGTTGTTATGCTATCCGATGGCGTGTGTTCAGGATGGTAGTAATGTTGGTATAAGTCACCTTGTCGTTTGTAGTTGTTCCTTTATGGGCacgataagaaaattttaacttagaTTTTAAAGAAGTGGGTTAGAGTTTCTTTTTACTTTGTAGCTTTACTGGGTTATATATGTTTTGCTTCGGTTCCTTACAATATATACAGAAAAAGGTGGTTTGTATTagttatgaatataaaaaatgatatatgttAGATGTATTCACAGTCACTCAATAGTCCTTCATGTGTTGCCATTGAAACTAACTATCGGAGGCTTATGTGAACTTAATTAACCAACATTGACGAGCTTATTTCAGATAGAGAGTTTACACTTCCTTCCGTTTTAATCGGTTCATTAGCTGCTCCCTTCTGTTTAAGTACAAGAGGCCTAAtagttcataaataaaaaaacatgaaccttttttcttcttgactACAGACTGTCTATCAGAAGAATGCAAACATATTTTTTCGTACAACTATTCAGAAAGCAACAGCATTGGAGCAGAGTAAGCAATCTTGCCTACCCAGTTCGCTAAAAACTGTTATACGgtattattttcactttaattGTTGAACGTTGTGCAGAACATCTTGAAGCGGCCAAACGTAAGCTAGATTCACTGAATGCTTCTTGATTTCACTTGGCCTATTACAACTTTATGTTGAACCTGCCGGTACGTTTGAGACTAGAACAATTTAGCTCCAACAGCAGATGCTTTGATTCTTCATCACTCTCAGGGAGCATGCTCTAGCCCCATCTAAAACCTGTAATTTCTTAGAATTCCTGGATTCAACCCATGTATGAACTATTTGACACAATTTCTTTGGCTGTGATGATTTGATGTTTTAGAGTTAATTGTTATTGTCCCAAGCAATCTACATTTCGAATTTCCTGCTTGGAAATTCTGgaacaaagaagaaaagggatTGCATAACTGTGACCAGTTAGCTTTTATTACGGCCAACTGTGGCCAAAATGGTTTGTGATGGATTTCAAATCCTGTGGTTTAATAATTTAGCCAAAACACATAAGCATTCTGATATCCACTCCTCTCTGctgaaatgttaaaattttgtttttaaaaaaggGCTCTCGTGAGTATGTTCTAACTTGGAACAACCCTGAGCGTTCAAACATGCATTTGCACATTCAAAATATGACGAACtacaattaattgaaaaaaaaaaattatcaaagaaagattGAAATACACATTATAGCTATACAAGTTTTCTTGCCCTCATATTTATGTACAGGATTGCGACTTGCAACACTTTACTCACACCAGTGAATTCAAGTTAACTTTGTATCAATCAGTTATTCTCTGCTACCAAAACTTACTTGCAGGAAATACTGCAGTTCACTCTTCCATTTCTGTTCTGTTGTATGAGCAAAGTGATGCTTCACTGTATCATAAACTCTTTCGTTATTCATGATGATTATATAACTTAATCCCCTGATGCATATCCTCACAGTTCCTCacatgaggaagaagagaaccAGAATCAACCCTAGTCTTTGCCTTGCAATCATGAACTGGAGGAGAATGGAAACAAGGCTCCATAGACACAACTCGTGAACAAGGAGGATCTGGGGCTTTTCTCTTCTCAATATTGTGCAAAATCCATGGCTTTAAACCTGCTAAGCCCTGAGCAACATACCCAAAAGTTGACCAAGCACTAGTCACCAAAACATCACACATACTGAGCAGATTCATCTCAGCCCATGCCTTCATGTTGTGCAGATTATTCTCAATGTTTTGATGTCCTTCATGGCTTGGCTGATAAACCTCAATCACTTCACCACTCACAGTTGGGTAAATCCAATACATGTTGCTTATATTCTCAAAGTACTCATGATATAAGGATGTTATAACTACAGCTTTTGCTTTGTTCATGTTTTTAGCTGGAGATGTAGATATAGATTTCGAGTAGTCTACTTCCGGGAGAAGTTTCTCCTTCATAGTACAGGCCCAGACTTGATCTAAAACAGCTTGATGTGGAGTTGTTGCAGTTCTGAATACTCTTATTTGGATACCAATTTGCTCTTCAGCCTTGGCCATGTAAGTTTGATAATACCTTGTAATTAATCCCCAAACTTGATTTGAAGGGTGAAAAAGATACCTCCCTAGATGGTGAAAAACTGTttctttattgaaaaataacatgTCTAGTCGTTGTTTGAAAGAGGGAATCAAGAATAAAGATGGAACGAAATATCTATCTGATCTAATAAACAACCAAgggatttttttgaaattggtttggTGCTCATCACAGAAAAAAAGCTTGTCATGTTTGTCCGAATCATCAGCAAGATGAATATATAGATATGAAGGATTCGATGACAATAACTTGTTTGACAAGGAATCTATCTTCTCATACTTTAACATGTTGCCATAACTCTGAACACAATTTTGATCAAAGTTTTTGAATTCATTCTTGAAGGGAAAATCAACAGGCAGTAACCAGGATGTATCCGGGAAGGGCTCACAGAAGAGATGAGCCATTTCAGGCTGCTGGTCGATAAGTAAAACTCTATTTGTAACAAGTGCATAAAGAAAAGCTGAAGTTATGGTCATTATTCTGTTTCCCAGGCCACTGTAGGCAATCCAAACAACATAGTTACAGCCTGAGGGGATTGAAAAATTTCCTGAAACTAGGTGCTCCAGGGTTTTTTTGTAGGATTCTGTAAGTGGACCGCAGCGCCGGTGAAGATGTTCATAAGCTCTAAGCTTGGAGAGGAGGAAGCTGGAAGGGTTGTGGGGTGAAATTTTTCGGAATAAGAAGGATTTATATCTGCTTAAGCAAGAAGATTCATTGAATCCTGAACTCAGAAGTCCACCAAGAAGCTTTTCCTCTGGCatatttttattgcttttaaaTTGGAGTACATCGGCTTCTGAATCAGGAAATTGAGTACCTAAATGGGATTATGTGTATTAAAattccataattttattaaaaaaattaaaagaagaaaataaataaataattatcataaaaaaggTAGGATCTTACCAGGACTTGGTACTGTAGCATTTTGTTCAACAAAACCCTCTTCCAATGAGATTCTAGTCTTCAAAACGGGGTCGTTTAGATTCGACAATGGCTCTCTATTAACCATCTTCACCAGGAATACAATAGGCAGAGCTATCAGAAAAGCTGCAAATACTTTTGAGAATTTCCTGAATCTAAATTTTTTCAGAAAAATTTGCTTGAGTCCTTGGTGCGATGGTGATACTCTGAAAGTATTTGGATGCATTGGAAAAGAACTAGATTATCAAATCAAGTAGAATCAGACAATGTCCTCACATCATCATCCTGATGCAGTAAAAAACCCTTCAATTTGTTTTAACAAACAAATACCAGAGATTCAGTCATTTTGACTTGCTAATTTGCTTCCTATATTAATGGGTCAAGAAGACTGCCCCTCCCCagttattttaatgtataatataaaaaccctCTTATTATAGTCGGATTTGATCTATTTGTTATCATTGATTCAATTTCGAAGGGATGGTCTGAATGGTCTGACTTGATAAAGAACAATTTAAGGGCTCAGGGTATGTAAATAGCAGACAAATTTCATTAAGTTCctataacattaaataaatttttaaaagaaataaactttAAGTACACCCCTAATTTTAGTACAATAAAAAGGAACCCACCAAGATCTAAAATATTACAAGTACATTCTCCATCTGTTGTGTTtgctcaattcaatttaaacaaaaacaaagaggCGACTCGATGCGCGTAAACAGCCATCATCCAAAgcccttctttctttccttctccaTCAAACAATCCTAATTTCAACATTTCGGCAACGGTCATGCCGGCCGGTACACCACCAAACCCTCAACAAGCACAACAATTCCTCTCCTCCGTTCTCTCCCAACGAGGCCCCTCCGCTCTCCCCTACGCCGAAGACACCAAGTGGCTCATCCGCCAACACCTCCTCACTCTAATCTCAACCTACCCGTCTCTCCAACCCAAAACCGCCACCTTTACTCACAACGATGGCCGATCCGTTAATCTTCTCCAAGCCGATGGCACCATCCCAATGAGTTTTCAAGGCGTCACATACAACATTCCCCTCATCATCTGGCTCATGGAGTCTTATCCACGCCACCCGCCCTGCGTTTACGTCAACCCCACGCGCGACATGGTTATCAAACGCCCTCACCCCCATGTTACCCCTTCTGGTCTCGTTTCAGTTCCTTATTTGCAGAATTGGGTTTACCCTAGCTCCAATCTTGTCGATCTCGTACGCGAATTGAGCGCCTACTTCTCACGTGAGCCTCCGCTTTATTCGCAACGTCGGCCGTCGGCttcaaaccctaaccctaatccGAGTTCTAATTCTAATCCCATTGTGTCGAATTACGGATCGCTGGCTTGTGGGCGCTCTCACCCAGCGTCGGCGACGCCGCGGCCCTATCTGCCGTCGCCGTACGGGAGCTGGATTCAGCATCCTCCCCCACCGCAGTCGGAGGACCCGACGGAGGTTTTTAAACGGGACGCCGTGAACAAGTTAGTGGAGATGGCCCACGGCGATATTGTGGGCATGAGGAAGGCACGTGAGGCGGAGATGGAGGGTTTGTTTAGCACGCAAGCTGTATTGAGACGTAGAGAAGAAGAAATCCATAAGGGATTGAAAGTATTGCAAGACGAAAAAGAAGGATTGGAGCAGCAATTGCAAATGGTGTTGATGAATACAGATATTTTAGAAGCTTGGGTCAgagaaaatcaaaacaaaaccaaaGATTTTAAGGATATAGATGTAGATAATGCGTTTGAATGCATGGATGTGTTGTCGAAGCAAATGTTGGATTGTACAGCTGCTGATTTGGCTATTGAAGATGTGGTGTATTCGTTAGACAAGACCTTGCAGGAGGGTTCTGTGCCATTTGATATTTACTTGAGGAATGTGAGGTTATTGTCAAGGGAGCAGTTTTTCCATCGCGCCACTGCAGCAAAAGTTCGAGCTGTGCAAATGCAGGCTCAGGTTGCCAGTATGGCTTCTCGGTCTTCACATTATGCTGCATGAAACAAAACTGAATTAGTTTGTAATTATTGGATTGTTTACAGAAATGAAGGTTTAATACAACAATTAGTTTAAGGTTAGCTTCTTGTGAAAAGTTATTCATGTCATTCATCCATAAAAAGTTGATAGTATTAtcatttttggtcttttattgtATACATATCTTTTGTTTTGAACTGTGAAATTCAGATTATTCAGTGTTGCATTTGTATTGATGggagaaaataatatgtatatatctcaAATGATTTGTTAATATTGTTCAATTGATGTTCTGGGATTATATCTTTCTAATGAGCTGGTATGAAACTGAGTTGTTGCACTTATGTTGATTCTGATAACTTTAGCAGAACTGAATTAACTAGTAAGCTTCGAAGGAAGTACTATGACGTCTGATATAGTATTTTTGATGTATTTATACTGCCAGTTATCATGAAGCACTTTTATGAAAGTTCGCACTTGTTATTATAACAATTTCTTATCTTAATTACATATTTTGTGGCAACTTATTGTTTACAACACATTGTGTTTGGTTGTTGTAATGATCATAGGCGATGTTGGCTGTAATCATCTTGCTTCTCATGTTTCGCTGTTGTTGATATTGAAGGCTTATTCATTTTGGCTCAAAGTATTATGGCTTTAAAGTCTTCCTCTTTGTTTAGGtcactttttttccttctttctttcatttaatGGAAGAAGTTTGGGTagagttttgtaattttcatgAACTACCATCGTTGCTTTTTACTTCACAGTGTGTACTTTTGTGGCAAATTCAGCTGTTAATTAACTTGAGATTCTCATATTGTGACAATTACAAAGGTTGCTAATGCTTCTAGGGGGCCATGACACTTGTATTTGTTGTAATGATTAAAGGGATATAAAATTTCAGTAAACCTATATGCTTATACATAAGGATTTTAACCCCTATAAAATTTGATGACACTGTAACCTAAGCTCTAATATTGACTATCTAGATTGCCAACCAACTTTAGATTGATAACTAAAATAACGTTTACAATGTTTAGATTAGCTccataaatcttttcttggataGTATGTTCAACTTTTTCTTACATTCTTCTATTTCCACTCAGGCGGTTTGCAATTTTTTAGGACACTGCTTATCTTATCTTTGTATGGGGATTTTAATAACTGGAGCCAATACTTCTTCACTGTTTAATTATCCACATGGTTAAATATTGCACAAAAGATAGGTCTTAATgtaaggaaaagaaaagtaaatgCTCGGACCAAGGAAGCTCTAAGAATACAGATTTACCTGAGAATTGGATGGCTGGGGGTTAGGGTGGTAAAAGATATGCAAAAGGCTGTTAGAAATTTTGTTTAGGTTGTGTAGTCTTTGAAGAGAAATAAACCTCATTCAACTTAACTTGGAAATTGTTGTTAGATAGTTGATTTCTTAGGGTTGTTTTTGTCATAAGGATTAGGCTCATTTTATAAGGGCTTTGTTAGAACTTATTCACAGATGCATAATTGTTTGGCTTTTTGTCCACTTAAGGGGATTATGTTATTGTTGACGCTCAGTCGACTTTACAGCTAAACTAAGGATCTTTAGATTCAAAGCAATCTGGAGAATTTATATAAAACCACATTCCAGGCACCATTAATTTTAGGTTAGTACACATGGGAGCTGGGGGGGATGGCATGGGCTGTGCATACATATGTGCAGTGCTTGCTTGCCTGCTATATTTCTTTAGATGAATGATGGATACTTGTAACTGTAAAGATACTGTGCTGTGTTGGTTAATGAAATGTTGTTCTTGAACTTTTGTCAGGTTTGTGTCAATGTTAGCATTACTGGTTCACTTCATCTTCGTGGCATTGTATATTTCCAGTTGAATATGTGGAACAGCAATAGAATTGGTATTGgctttgtgtttttttattcatacaGAGCTGAATCCAAGTCATTGTGAAAGTCGTAATGTGTTGGTGGCTCCATCTAGTTAAAATTAATCCTGTCTGGTTTAGGTTTTGATTGAAATGATttcaatgtaaattatttgCTATTCTTGACTATTTTAGAATGTATCAAATAAAAGAGATGTATTGTGATGTCAATTATTGATGGTTAGATATCTTGTAAGTCATGCTTGTGATTTATAGATAAGCAGCTtgttctttgtgtttataacaCTTGGTAATTTGAAGTTGGAGTTGACACTTGCTAGCTCTCGCTTCTTTCAAGAGTTGACCATTTTGGTCCCAATGGTAGCTGAAGTAGATAAGGTCAAGAATGTCAAATATGAGTATGAGTTCAACTATTTAGTATAATAGTTGTAAGGTGGGTCATTAGATTCTGAGTTTTATCTATTTGATCTGATCGATTAAACTTTGAATGGATAATCTGACTAAAGGTTTTTGCCTATTTTGAACATGTGTTGCGAGGCTTAAAAGTCTTCGAGTGGAATTGCATATGTGTTTAATTACATCCTTATGGATGTGTTgtgaagttttttttaaataactagaAGCTTCATTCGTATTTATTggatagataaatttaaaacacaATGATCAAACCTATAATCATTATACTaggtaattcaaaattttattaaagttgtttgaactcaaatattatatttaaaagttttaatactttatCAGTTTTGTTATCCTTTAAAGTTAAACATTACATGACGATAATTGAACaagaaagtttaaaattttcgtGAAAATGTTATTGcagttatataaatatcatcAACTATTTACTTTACTCCCATTGTTATTCACAATTGATTTTGctaaatataaatcatattctttaaataaatttctctggtttttattttgttttagttcagttaattattttataaaacacaCGCACACATATGTATATGACAAATGAAAATTGTAAAATCGTTCCAATTAGCCATTAAGAGTGCCGGGCCGGTACCATAGCTATTTTCTGTCTTGTTCGTTACTCCGTTGCATGTCAGAAACCTTCAAGGAAGAGAGAGATAGCTCTCCACTGCACAGAGATGTTGAGCTCACAGCTCTCAATCTTCTCACCACCACGGCCCACGAACTCACCGCCACCAACTTTCCACACTCTTTCCCAAAGAACCTACATTCCCTCTCACGTCTACACTCACCCGGCCGCTCTCCTCCTCGACCTCTGCACTTCCCCAAAAGAGCTCCGCACAATCCTCCCCCTCATAATAAAAAACGGCCTTTACAATGAGCACTTCTTCCAGACCAAGCTCGTCAGCTTGTTCTGCAACTATAATAGCCTTACCGACGCCGCCCGTGTTTTCGAACCAATTCCGTCTAAATTGGATGCCCTTTATCACACTTTGCTTAAAGGCTATGCGAAGTTTTCTTCTTTGGATGAGGCTGTAGCTTTTTTTGTGAGG harbors:
- the LOC123192176 gene encoding protein ELC-like, with translation MPAGTPPNPQQAQQFLSSVLSQRGPSALPYAEDTKWLIRQHLLTLISTYPSLQPKTATFTHNDGRSVNLLQADGTIPMSFQGVTYNIPLIIWLMESYPRHPPCVYVNPTRDMVIKRPHPHVTPSGLVSVPYLQNWVYPSSNLVDLVRELSAYFSREPPLYSQRRPSASNPNPNPSSNSNPIVSNYGSLACGRSHPASATPRPYLPSPYGSWIQHPPPPQSEDPTEVFKRDAVNKLVEMAHGDIVGMRKAREAEMEGLFSTQAVLRRREEEIHKGLKVLQDEKEGLEQQLQMVLMNTDILEAWVRENQNKTKDFKDIDVDNAFECMDVLSKQMLDCTAADLAIEDVVYSLDKTLQEGSVPFDIYLRNVRLLSREQFFHRATAAKVRAVQMQAQVASMASRSSHYAA
- the LOC123192060 gene encoding galactoside 2-alpha-L-fucosyltransferase-like; translation: MVNREPLSNLNDPVLKTRISLEEGFVEQNATVPSPGTQFPDSEADVLQFKSNKNMPEEKLLGGLLSSGFNESSCLSRYKSFLFRKISPHNPSSFLLSKLRAYEHLHRRCGPLTESYKKTLEHLVSGNFSIPSGCNYVVWIAYSGLGNRIMTITSAFLYALVTNRVLLIDQQPEMAHLFCEPFPDTSWLLPVDFPFKNEFKNFDQNCVQSYGNMLKYEKIDSLSNKLLSSNPSYLYIHLADDSDKHDKLFFCDEHQTNFKKIPWLFIRSDRYFVPSLFLIPSFKQRLDMLFFNKETVFHHLGRYLFHPSNQVWGLITRYYQTYMAKAEEQIGIQIRVFRTATTPHQAVLDQVWACTMKEKLLPEVDYSKSISTSPAKNMNKAKAVVITSLYHEYFENISNMYWIYPTVSGEVIEVYQPSHEGHQNIENNLHNMKAWAEMNLLSMCDVLVTSAWSTFGYVAQGLAGLKPWILHNIEKRKAPDPPCSRVVSMEPCFHSPPVHDCKAKTRVDSGSLLPHVRNCEDMHQGIKLYNHHE